One window of Cohnella hashimotonis genomic DNA carries:
- a CDS encoding spore germination protein, whose protein sequence is MARIASERLSKSLNANLDRLRRVYKHCDDLAVKDWRYGPDLKHRAASVHFKTLADSGTNYMKSALQDLSNHVIGPGLDITPELIRVFFGARGVSAESASLESEWAAADRLMLQGYSILLIDGWDQALCFESKRLETRPVSEPETEPVVQGPREGTVESLQKNVGMIRMRLQTPALKFQFFRAGGHSNTMIGYGYLDGVVDPALLAEFERRLQSCKGKGDIIDTSFIEELIEDHPLSPFPQFRYTERTDVAASSMLNGKIVLLAEGSGSIMICPGLFFDLLQSSEDYYQRVLVSNFIRWLRFIALFIAISLPSLYIAISTFHTELIPTVLLLAIVDSREGIPFGAFVEAVIMVFFFELLKEAGIRLPRNVGSAVSIVGALVIGEAAINAGIASPFMVVVVALTGIASFALPQYNLSIAMRLIQFPLMAFASLLGGFGILLGYLFIWLHLVTLTSLGVPYLTPIAPWKADQFRDSLVRTKLPALVRRPRPPSST, encoded by the coding sequence GTGGCACGTATCGCGTCGGAACGATTGTCCAAGTCGCTGAACGCCAATCTGGATCGGCTGCGGCGCGTCTACAAGCATTGCGACGACCTGGCGGTCAAGGACTGGCGGTACGGGCCGGACCTGAAGCACCGGGCCGCCTCCGTTCACTTCAAGACGCTGGCCGACAGCGGCACGAATTATATGAAAAGCGCCCTGCAGGACCTGTCGAACCATGTGATCGGCCCGGGGCTGGACATCACGCCGGAGCTGATCCGCGTATTTTTCGGCGCTCGCGGCGTATCCGCGGAGAGCGCGAGCCTCGAGAGCGAGTGGGCGGCTGCGGATCGGCTCATGCTGCAAGGTTATTCGATCTTGCTTATCGACGGCTGGGACCAGGCGCTCTGCTTCGAGTCGAAGCGGCTTGAGACGCGTCCGGTCTCGGAGCCGGAGACCGAGCCGGTCGTCCAGGGGCCGCGGGAAGGCACGGTCGAGAGTCTTCAGAAGAACGTCGGCATGATCCGCATGCGGCTGCAGACGCCGGCGCTGAAATTTCAGTTTTTCAGAGCAGGCGGGCATTCCAATACGATGATCGGCTACGGGTATTTGGACGGCGTCGTCGATCCGGCCCTGCTGGCCGAATTCGAGCGACGCCTGCAGAGTTGCAAGGGAAAGGGCGACATTATCGACACCTCCTTCATCGAAGAGTTGATCGAGGACCACCCGTTGTCGCCGTTTCCGCAGTTCCGCTATACGGAACGGACCGACGTGGCCGCGTCTTCGATGCTGAACGGCAAGATCGTCCTGCTGGCCGAGGGCTCCGGCTCGATCATGATCTGTCCGGGCTTATTCTTCGATCTGCTGCAGTCGAGCGAAGACTATTACCAAAGGGTGCTCGTATCGAATTTCATCCGGTGGCTTCGCTTCATCGCCCTCTTTATCGCGATCTCGCTGCCCAGCCTGTACATCGCGATCTCGACGTTCCATACCGAGCTGATCCCGACCGTCCTGCTGCTCGCGATCGTCGACTCTCGCGAAGGCATTCCGTTCGGCGCCTTCGTCGAAGCCGTCATCATGGTTTTTTTCTTCGAGCTGCTCAAGGAGGCGGGCATCCGCCTGCCGAGAAACGTAGGTTCGGCGGTGAGCATCGTCGGCGCGCTGGTCATCGGGGAAGCCGCCATCAACGCAGGCATTGCATCGCCTTTTATGGTCGTCGTCGTCGCACTGACGGGGATCGCCTCGTTCGCGCTGCCGCAGTACAATCTGTCCATCGCCATGAGGCTGATTCAGTTCCCGCTGATGGCGTTCGCCTCGCTGCTCGGCGGCTTCGGCATTTTGCTCGGCTACCTGTTCATCTGGCTCCATCTCGTCACCCTTACCTCGCTTGGGGTGCCTTATCTCACGCCAATCGCGCCTTGGAAGGCGGATCAGTTCCGCGATTCGTTGGTTCGCACCAAGCTCCCGGCACTAGTCCGGAGGCCCCGACCGCCCAGCTCCACCTAA
- a CDS encoding GerAB/ArcD/ProY family transporter — MITPKQAAMLLFVFLTGSSIINIPAPLIAISDNEAWICLLAAAGLGMLLLIPLVSLARRFPDMDFIEYSAKLTTRPVAVVLGVLLLTMQLEIIAGIIMDISMFLKSSMMRNTPYGYFTVLTSLAVALTARVGIGRFAGMFGVLMMSVMLFVVFNISLASPGFHLPYLLPILDQGVKPIWHGIYFIYGFPYGELVVFCMILPYVRTMAKERIGSKMALAVALNAASLLVVTMATVLTFGPLSGERKYSMFEVARTVYITELFERLEALMGYSMIVASFMKASIALFSAHLTLNSLLRLPRDNRQLIFPLAFLTTLISLSVGIRGEAYWNFMVSSIHPLWVFTCSTVPLLVVYAASLVRRRAA, encoded by the coding sequence GTGATTACGCCAAAGCAGGCCGCCATGCTGCTATTCGTTTTTTTGACGGGCTCCTCCATCATCAACATTCCGGCGCCGCTCATCGCGATAAGCGACAACGAAGCCTGGATCTGCCTGCTCGCGGCGGCCGGGCTCGGGATGCTGCTCCTGATTCCGCTCGTCAGTCTCGCCCGCAGATTTCCCGATATGGACTTCATCGAGTACAGCGCCAAACTGACGACCCGGCCTGTAGCCGTCGTGCTCGGCGTATTACTCCTGACGATGCAGTTAGAGATAATAGCCGGCATCATCATGGACATCTCCATGTTTCTCAAGAGCTCGATGATGCGCAATACGCCTTACGGCTACTTTACCGTTCTGACCTCGCTCGCCGTGGCGCTGACGGCCCGGGTCGGCATCGGCCGGTTCGCGGGGATGTTCGGCGTGCTGATGATGTCCGTCATGCTGTTCGTCGTCTTCAATATCTCGCTGGCCTCCCCGGGTTTCCATCTACCCTATCTGCTCCCGATCCTCGACCAAGGCGTCAAGCCGATCTGGCACGGCATTTATTTTATTTATGGCTTTCCTTATGGGGAGTTGGTGGTATTTTGCATGATATTGCCGTATGTCCGGACCATGGCCAAGGAACGCATCGGGTCGAAAATGGCGCTGGCAGTCGCGCTGAACGCGGCTTCTCTGCTCGTGGTCACGATGGCCACGGTGCTCACCTTCGGCCCGCTCTCGGGGGAGCGCAAATATTCGATGTTCGAGGTGGCCCGGACAGTCTATATCACCGAACTATTCGAACGTCTGGAGGCGCTCATGGGCTATTCCATGATCGTCGCTTCCTTCATGAAGGCGTCCATCGCGCTTTTCTCGGCGCATCTGACGCTGAACAGCCTGCTCAGGCTGCCCCGGGACAACCGCCAATTGATTTTTCCGCTCGCTTTTTTGACGACGTTGATTTCATTATCCGTCGGTATTCGCGGCGAAGCGTATTGGAATTTTATGGTCTCCAGCATCCATCCGCTATGGGTGTTCACCTGCAGCACGGTGCCGCTGCTGGTCGTGTACGCGGCTTCGCTGGTACGCAGGCGGGCGGCCTGA
- a CDS encoding 3-ketoacyl-ACP reductase gives MAQTIKGKVAIVTGAGKGIGKAVALELAREGVHVGLIARTEKDLLDAARDIQALGGKVAYAAADVSSLPEVEQAVDKITRDIGAADILINNAGIGTFEKLVEMDPAHWKKIIEVNLLGTFYVTRTVLPQLIAKNGGDIINISSTNGLNGAPGSSAYSASKFGVIGLTESLAQEVRRNNIRVTALTPSTIATDLAKSSSLIPEGKDEQYMHPEDIAEYIVAQLKLSQRMYIKTASMLNTNPF, from the coding sequence GTGGCGCAGACCATTAAAGGAAAAGTAGCGATCGTGACCGGAGCCGGGAAAGGGATCGGCAAAGCCGTCGCGCTCGAATTGGCCAGAGAAGGCGTCCATGTCGGCTTGATCGCGCGAACGGAGAAGGATCTGCTCGATGCTGCGCGCGACATTCAGGCGCTCGGCGGCAAGGTCGCTTATGCCGCGGCCGACGTGTCTTCCCTGCCGGAGGTCGAACAGGCGGTCGACAAGATCACCCGGGACATCGGCGCCGCCGATATTCTCATCAACAACGCCGGGATCGGCACCTTCGAGAAATTGGTCGAGATGGACCCCGCGCATTGGAAAAAGATCATCGAAGTGAACTTGCTGGGGACCTTCTACGTGACGCGCACCGTCCTGCCCCAGCTCATCGCCAAAAACGGCGGAGACATCATCAACATCTCTTCGACGAACGGCCTGAACGGCGCGCCCGGCTCCAGCGCCTACAGCGCCTCGAAGTTCGGCGTCATCGGCCTGACGGAATCGCTCGCGCAGGAGGTCCGCCGCAACAATATCCGCGTGACCGCGCTGACGCCGAGCACGATCGCGACCGATCTGGCCAAGAGCTCGTCGTTGATCCCGGAAGGCAAGGACGAGCAATATATGCATCCGGAGGACATCGCCGAGTATATCGTAGCTCAGCTGAAGCTGTCTCAGCGCATGTATATCAAGACGGCGAGCATGTTGAATACGAATCCTTTCTAG
- a CDS encoding zinc-binding dehydrogenase — protein sequence MTTIHAIVFEQENTVGFGTFTLPAMKPDQMLVKTRYTFVSSGTETRVLGGHYGAAGKFPLIPGYAAVGEVVEMGEDVKGYRVGDYLSYNSQNGPAGIHSQWGGQASFHLVGMGDKAIVLPKGADPLDYVASPVAAISLRGVMAAQPQPHECAVVIGQGAIGAFSAGFLASKGCRVIAVDLSESRLQRSYSYGVHACVQAADPDVAERILAYCDGGANIVVEASGSKQGAALAHKLIRRTPNTYRDPNTYYVNPMSGLVNHWPRIVYQANYLDRLSLDPRLDLNSEGVLLLMPGDRGLEDRLNAVEAIRSRLIDPRHYIDRVVSYREAPLSYEQLRLQPDQVFSVVFDWSESGEGLSMNR from the coding sequence ATGACCACCATTCACGCGATCGTTTTTGAACAAGAAAACACGGTAGGCTTCGGCACCTTTACGCTGCCCGCGATGAAGCCGGATCAAATGCTCGTCAAGACGCGCTACACCTTCGTCTCCAGTGGGACGGAAACCCGCGTCCTGGGCGGTCACTATGGCGCTGCGGGCAAATTCCCGCTCATCCCCGGCTACGCTGCCGTCGGGGAAGTGGTCGAGATGGGAGAGGACGTAAAGGGCTACCGCGTAGGCGATTATTTGAGCTACAATTCGCAGAACGGTCCGGCGGGCATCCATTCGCAATGGGGCGGGCAGGCAAGCTTCCATCTCGTCGGGATGGGCGATAAGGCGATCGTCTTGCCGAAGGGCGCCGATCCGCTGGACTACGTCGCAAGCCCAGTGGCGGCGATCAGCTTGAGAGGCGTCATGGCGGCGCAGCCCCAGCCGCACGAGTGCGCGGTGGTGATCGGGCAGGGCGCGATCGGCGCGTTCTCCGCCGGGTTCCTGGCCAGCAAGGGATGCCGGGTTATCGCGGTCGATCTCTCCGAATCCAGGCTTCAGCGCTCCTACAGCTATGGCGTGCATGCCTGCGTCCAGGCCGCCGACCCGGATGTCGCCGAGCGAATCCTCGCTTATTGCGACGGCGGAGCGAACATCGTCGTCGAGGCCTCGGGCTCCAAGCAGGGGGCGGCGCTTGCGCATAAGCTGATTCGCCGAACGCCTAATACTTACCGGGATCCGAATACGTACTACGTCAACCCGATGTCCGGGCTGGTCAATCACTGGCCACGCATCGTCTACCAGGCCAACTACCTGGATAGGCTGAGTCTGGATCCCAGGCTCGACCTGAACTCGGAGGGCGTCCTTCTTCTAATGCCCGGGGACAGGGGGCTGGAGGATCGGCTTAACGCGGTGGAAGCCATCCGGAGCAGGCTTATCGATCCCCGGCATTATATCGATCGGGTCGTTTCCTACAGGGAGGCCCCGCTCTCGTACGAGCAATTGCGTCTGCAGCCGGATCAAGTCTTTTCGGTTGTCTTCGATTGGTCGGAATCAGGTGAAGGCCTATCGATGAACCGGTGA
- a CDS encoding AraC family transcriptional regulator codes for MRALHDNPDRPFREDPDFYLSHFGKEDCVPSHAFGPGVRDHYKIHFVHRGTGIVQAGGHTYRLTAGQAFLAYPDKLIFYQADAADPWTYSWVGFRGDRVADVLARTRLTPETPIFPMDMRLMPNLYELLREAEGRPVNRDLRMTSLLIDVLTSIVEQMPVSADGRAGVGADAVLPMPTRKQDTYVHRSLDFLHCHFSEPITVEQLASTLGLDRKYLSVIFKEATGLPPQQYLLHYRMERAGELLRKGQYTVGEVARSVGYQDALLFSKMFKKLKGVPPRQYR; via the coding sequence ATGAGAGCACTTCATGACAATCCGGACCGCCCCTTCCGGGAGGATCCGGATTTTTACCTGTCCCATTTCGGCAAAGAGGATTGCGTGCCCAGCCATGCCTTCGGTCCCGGCGTCCGCGATCATTACAAGATTCACTTCGTTCATCGGGGAACGGGCATCGTGCAGGCCGGCGGCCACACGTACAGGTTGACGGCGGGACAGGCCTTCCTCGCCTATCCGGACAAGCTCATCTTTTACCAAGCGGATGCGGCGGATCCGTGGACTTACTCGTGGGTCGGATTCCGCGGCGATCGGGTTGCGGATGTGCTGGCACGAACACGGCTGACGCCCGAGACTCCTATATTCCCGATGGACATGCGATTGATGCCCAATCTGTACGAGCTGCTGCGGGAGGCCGAGGGGAGGCCGGTCAATCGCGACCTGCGCATGACGTCGCTGCTGATCGACGTGCTCACGTCGATCGTCGAGCAGATGCCCGTGTCCGCAGATGGAAGGGCCGGCGTCGGCGCCGATGCCGTTTTGCCCATGCCGACCCGCAAGCAGGATACCTACGTCCACCGAAGCCTGGACTTTCTCCATTGCCACTTCAGCGAACCGATTACGGTCGAGCAGCTGGCGTCGACGCTGGGCCTGGACCGCAAATATTTGTCGGTCATCTTCAAGGAGGCGACCGGGCTGCCTCCGCAGCAGTATTTGCTGCATTATCGGATGGAACGGGCCGGAGAGCTGCTCCGAAAAGGGCAGTATACGGTCGGGGAGGTGGCTCGTTCGGTCGGATACCAGGATGCGCTGCTGTTCTCCAAAATGTTCAAAAAGCTGAAAGGCGTGCCGCCCAGGCAGTATCGCTGA
- a CDS encoding aldo/keto reductase, protein MTYLARQDRYDAMTYNRSGRSGLKLPAISLGLWHNFGGINNYENGRAMVRRAFDLGITHFDLANNYGPPAGSAEETFGRMLKDDLQPYRDELIISTKAGYYMWPGPYGEWGSKKSLVASLDQSLKRMGLDYVDIYYHHRPDPDTPLEETMAALDLIVRQGKALYVGFSNYRPEQTREASRILKRLGTPCLIHQPNYSMMSRWIEEGLQDVLDEEGIGSIVFSPLNQGILTDRYLNGIAPDSRAAGPSVFLRSEGIDETLVAKVRQLNELAEGRGQKLSQMALAWVLRGGRVTSALIGASKVAQIEDAVGALAQPSFTQEELERIDRILA, encoded by the coding sequence ATGACTTATTTAGCCAGACAAGATCGATACGACGCCATGACATACAACCGCAGCGGCAGGAGCGGCCTGAAGCTTCCGGCCATTTCGCTTGGACTGTGGCATAACTTCGGCGGCATCAACAACTATGAGAACGGCAGAGCGATGGTAAGACGCGCATTCGACCTGGGCATCACGCACTTTGACCTGGCTAACAATTACGGACCGCCGGCCGGCTCCGCGGAAGAGACGTTCGGCCGCATGCTGAAGGACGATCTGCAGCCCTACAGGGACGAGCTGATCATCTCCACGAAGGCCGGCTATTATATGTGGCCCGGTCCCTACGGCGAATGGGGCTCCAAGAAAAGTCTGGTCGCCAGCCTGGATCAGAGCTTGAAGCGGATGGGACTCGACTACGTCGATATTTACTACCATCACCGGCCCGATCCGGATACGCCGCTGGAGGAGACGATGGCGGCGCTCGATCTCATCGTTCGCCAAGGCAAAGCGCTGTATGTCGGCTTCTCCAATTATCGCCCGGAACAAACGCGCGAAGCTTCGCGCATTTTGAAGCGGCTGGGGACGCCTTGCCTGATCCACCAGCCGAACTATTCCATGATGTCCCGGTGGATCGAAGAGGGACTGCAGGATGTGCTCGACGAGGAAGGCATCGGCTCGATCGTATTCTCGCCGCTTAACCAGGGCATCCTGACCGACCGGTACCTGAACGGCATCGCCCCCGACTCGCGGGCGGCGGGTCCGAGCGTGTTCCTGCGCTCCGAAGGCATCGACGAGACGCTGGTCGCGAAGGTCCGGCAGCTCAACGAGCTGGCCGAGGGCAGAGGGCAGAAGCTGTCTCAGATGGCGCTGGCCTGGGTGCTTCGCGGCGGCCGCGTCACGTCCGCGCTGATCGGCGCGAGCAAGGTCGCTCAGATCGAGGATGCCGTGGGAGCGCTCGCGCAGCCGTCGTTCACGCAGGAGGAACTGGAGCGGATCGATCGGATCTTGGCTTAG
- a CDS encoding Ger(x)C family spore germination protein encodes MLSRYATIGRLVLLATLLGPLLTGCGDRAELPQRGFVMGLALDEAPNGGIGLTVQIFKPSQNIVGRGKPDKAYINIRTDDESVIEAIRDITIHLGRKAQWSHMRIILVSDALARKYSLLRLLDFLYRDHEPRLTTHLIVTKGEASHYMDTAPYIENSVSQQYFLSEQSSHRMTGKSVSTSLLQLALESRSPSAVAKLPYLYERESGGESAPTVAGAAILVEGRMKEVVPAKLLEGVQLLDNGYKNGVVEVPCSAARSAERAQQEDSVEVLSTKTAMRVQPAGDHLHLIFRVKAVTALSELICGQTLMPKDERALRLRIQKTMEQMMSDSMDWLLQNQLDVVGAGNRLFERHTELWRQWKTDWPRQFARSTYEVHVDVTIFTSGTNVGKPVDKRSGES; translated from the coding sequence ATGTTAAGCCGATACGCTACTATAGGACGGCTCGTTCTCCTTGCGACGCTGCTCGGTCCGCTGCTGACCGGCTGCGGGGACCGGGCGGAGCTCCCGCAGCGGGGCTTCGTGATGGGGCTTGCGCTGGACGAGGCGCCGAATGGAGGGATCGGGCTGACCGTGCAGATTTTCAAGCCCTCCCAGAACATCGTCGGGCGCGGCAAGCCCGACAAGGCCTACATCAACATTCGGACCGACGACGAGTCGGTGATCGAAGCCATCAGGGATATTACGATCCATCTCGGGCGAAAAGCCCAGTGGAGTCATATGCGGATCATATTGGTGAGCGATGCGCTCGCGCGCAAGTATTCGCTGCTGCGCCTGCTCGACTTTCTGTACCGGGATCACGAGCCCAGGCTGACCACCCACCTGATTGTGACCAAGGGAGAAGCTTCGCATTATATGGACACGGCGCCGTACATCGAGAATTCGGTCAGCCAGCAATATTTTTTAAGCGAGCAATCTTCGCACCGGATGACCGGCAAGTCTGTATCCACCAGTCTGCTGCAGCTCGCGCTTGAATCCCGCAGTCCCTCGGCGGTCGCGAAACTCCCTTATTTGTACGAGCGGGAGTCGGGCGGCGAATCGGCTCCTACCGTGGCCGGCGCGGCGATCCTCGTCGAAGGCCGGATGAAGGAGGTCGTCCCGGCGAAGTTGCTCGAAGGCGTCCAACTGCTCGACAACGGCTACAAGAACGGCGTCGTCGAAGTTCCGTGCTCCGCAGCTCGGTCCGCCGAGCGCGCCCAGCAAGAGGATTCGGTAGAGGTGCTGTCCACCAAGACCGCGATGCGGGTGCAGCCGGCGGGAGACCATCTGCATCTGATTTTTCGGGTGAAGGCCGTCACGGCGCTCTCCGAGCTCATCTGCGGACAGACGCTCATGCCTAAGGACGAACGAGCGCTGCGGTTGCGGATTCAGAAAACGATGGAGCAGATGATGAGCGACAGCATGGACTGGCTGCTGCAAAATCAGCTTGACGTCGTCGGGGCAGGGAACAGGTTGTTCGAGCGTCATACGGAGCTGTGGCGGCAGTGGAAGACAGACTGGCCGCGGCAGTTCGCGCGTTCGACCTACGAGGTCCACGTTGACGTCACCATCTTTACCTCGGGCACGAATGTCGGCAAGCCGGTCGACAAGCGTTCGGGTGAGTCGTGA